From Crassaminicella indica, one genomic window encodes:
- a CDS encoding 4Fe-4S binding protein: protein MKRRLVQIMTSIGINGYFKGFLKGSIYKGDLKKICVPGLNCYSCPGALGSCPIGSLQAIISDIKYKFSFYVVGFLMLIGGLLGRFVCGWLCPFGFIEELLYKIPSPKFKVSKNLQKLKYLKYVILIVFVILLPMLWVDDIGIGSPTFCKYICPVGTIEGGIPLVILNESLRSAVGFLFAWKLTLLIVIVILSIVVFRPFCRFICPLGAIYSLFNPISIYRLNIDLNKCTQCGACSKKCKLDIEVYKNPNSLECIRCGECIDSCPHNAIKSQFSLKNR from the coding sequence ATGAAAAGAAGATTAGTTCAGATAATGACTAGTATAGGGATAAATGGTTATTTTAAAGGTTTTTTAAAAGGAAGTATTTACAAAGGAGATTTGAAAAAAATATGTGTACCGGGACTTAATTGCTATTCTTGTCCAGGAGCGTTAGGATCATGTCCTATAGGGTCATTACAAGCGATTATATCTGATATAAAATATAAATTTTCATTTTATGTAGTTGGTTTTCTTATGTTAATAGGAGGCTTATTGGGGAGATTTGTATGCGGATGGTTGTGCCCTTTTGGTTTTATTGAGGAATTACTTTATAAGATACCTTCTCCAAAATTTAAGGTTAGTAAAAATCTTCAAAAATTGAAATATTTAAAGTATGTAATATTGATTGTATTTGTAATTTTATTACCTATGCTTTGGGTTGATGATATAGGTATAGGATCTCCAACATTTTGTAAATATATATGTCCTGTTGGAACTATTGAAGGGGGAATACCTCTCGTTATTTTAAATGAATCATTAAGATCAGCAGTTGGTTTTTTATTTGCGTGGAAGTTAACATTATTAATTGTAATTGTCATATTGTCTATAGTGGTGTTTAGACCATTTTGTAGATTTATATGTCCGTTAGGTGCGATATATTCATTATTTAATCCTATTAGTATATATAGATTGAATATAGATTTGAATAAGTGTACACAGTGCGGAGCTTGTAGTAAAAAATGCAAGTTAGATATTGAAGTTTATAAAAATCCAAATAGCTTAGAATGTATAAGATGTGGGGAATGTATCGATAGTTGTCCTCATAATGCAATAAAAAGTCAATTTAGTTTAAAGAATAGATAA
- a CDS encoding RluA family pseudouridine synthase: MKREESEIRSDVLTFYVDEEHSGLSLKEVLYDQMRLSSRLVRKAKRKKNIRVNGNRISFHAILRRGDIVEVIMEEEPNQFEPEDIPVEVVYEDVDLLIVNKQPGIVVHPTRRHPTGTMANALINYMIKKGESFKIRFVNRLDRDTSGLIIIAKNPYAQQELSKQMQENKVEKIYLSVVKGVIKEHKGTIDEPIGRPDPDNIQRKVYAQGQPSITHYEVIDRLDDATVIRVKLETGRTHQIRVHMSHIGYPLIGDELYGYVDEKLIKRQALHAEKLIFYQPRTNELIEVTAPIPKDIKQLIEKLR, from the coding sequence TTGAAAAGAGAAGAGAGTGAAATTCGTTCAGATGTACTAACATTTTATGTAGATGAAGAACATTCAGGATTATCCTTAAAAGAGGTATTGTATGATCAGATGAGATTATCAAGTAGATTAGTAAGAAAGGCAAAAAGAAAGAAAAATATAAGGGTCAATGGCAATCGTATTTCATTTCATGCTATTTTACGAAGAGGAGATATTGTTGAAGTTATTATGGAAGAAGAACCAAATCAATTTGAGCCTGAAGATATACCAGTAGAAGTAGTATATGAAGATGTTGACTTACTTATTGTTAATAAACAGCCTGGAATTGTTGTACATCCTACAAGACGACATCCTACAGGTACTATGGCAAATGCTCTTATCAATTATATGATAAAGAAGGGTGAAAGCTTTAAAATAAGATTTGTAAACAGATTAGATAGAGATACTTCAGGACTTATTATAATTGCAAAAAATCCATATGCTCAACAAGAGCTGTCAAAGCAAATGCAGGAAAATAAGGTGGAAAAAATATATCTATCTGTAGTAAAGGGGGTTATCAAAGAGCATAAAGGAACTATTGATGAGCCTATTGGAAGACCCGACCCAGATAATATTCAAAGGAAGGTTTATGCTCAAGGGCAGCCATCTATTACGCATTATGAAGTGATTGATCGTTTAGATGATGCAACGGTGATTAGGGTAAAATTAGAAACAGGAAGAACTCATCAGATTCGTGTACATATGTCACATATTGGATATCCTTTGATTGGTGATGAGCTATATGGTTATGTAGATGAAAAACTTATAAAAAGACAAGCACTACACGCAGAAAAATTAATTTTTTATCAGCCGAGAACAAATGAACTGATAGAAGTAACAGCCCCTATACCAAAAGATATAAAACAGCTTATTGAGAAGTTAAGATAA
- a CDS encoding sensor histidine kinase codes for MNFKKYILDKKYLILFYIILMTFISLVIYLDITVKVSINNILYINFVSIVLLLFYLIGEYLVYKRYYEDINYILKNRKEDIINCLPNPNNYVHSLYNELLINIYNQQNEKIDKLHEEKKENLEFMTSWVHEIKTPISVSRLIIENSMSKSKEEILDSLEEEIDKIENYVEQALYYSRLDDFSKDYLINEINIEKVVKEVIKKHAKTFINKRIKINIEDINMSVNTDKKWLIFIINQIIDNSLKYTSEDGYIKINIEKDGKEKRLVIEDNGIGIKKEDISRIFDRGFTGYNGRKSYKSTGMGLYLSKRLAIKLGHDITVESKFKEYTKVIIHFPKLIDYFTVTKS; via the coding sequence ATGAATTTTAAAAAATATATATTGGATAAAAAATATTTAATTTTATTTTATATTATTTTAATGACTTTTATATCATTGGTAATATATTTAGATATAACCGTAAAGGTAAGTATTAATAATATATTGTATATAAATTTTGTTTCTATTGTTTTGCTTTTATTTTATTTGATAGGAGAATATTTAGTATATAAGAGGTATTATGAAGATATAAATTATATTTTAAAAAATAGAAAAGAAGATATAATAAATTGTTTACCTAATCCTAATAATTATGTACATAGCTTGTATAATGAACTTTTAATTAATATTTATAATCAGCAAAATGAAAAAATAGATAAATTACATGAAGAAAAAAAGGAAAATTTGGAATTCATGACTTCGTGGGTACATGAAATAAAAACTCCTATTTCAGTAAGTAGGCTTATTATAGAGAATAGCATGTCAAAATCTAAAGAAGAAATATTAGATAGTTTAGAAGAAGAAATAGATAAAATAGAAAATTATGTGGAACAAGCACTGTATTATTCAAGATTAGATGATTTTTCAAAGGATTATTTGATAAATGAAATAAATATAGAAAAAGTTGTAAAAGAAGTTATAAAAAAACATGCTAAGACATTTATAAATAAAAGGATTAAAATTAATATTGAAGATATAAATATGAGCGTAAATACTGATAAGAAATGGTTAATATTTATTATAAATCAAATTATAGATAATTCATTGAAGTATACAAGTGAAGATGGATATATAAAAATTAACATTGAAAAAGATGGAAAAGAAAAGAGGCTTGTGATTGAAGATAATGGAATAGGAATAAAAAAAGAAGATATATCAAGAATATTTGATAGAGGATTTACTGGATATAATGGGAGAAAGAGTTATAAGTCTACGGGAATGGGACTTTATTTATCAAAGAGATTAGCGATAAAATTGGGACATGATATAACTGTAGAGTCAAAATTTAAAGAATATACAAAAGTTATAATTCATTTTCCTAAGCTTATAGATTATTTTACTGTTACAAAATCGTAA
- a CDS encoding CD1871A family CXXC motif-containing protein has product MKNRIREMIFIVGAIFIGVGIYRGEVGRVFIKAINICLECIGIG; this is encoded by the coding sequence ATGAAAAACAGAATAAGAGAGATGATATTTATTGTAGGAGCTATTTTTATTGGAGTAGGTATATATAGAGGGGAAGTAGGAAGGGTATTTATAAAAGCGATAAATATATGCTTGGAGTGTATAGGGATTGGTTAA
- a CDS encoding ABC transporter ATP-binding protein yields MRVVLDAKDLKKVYGSKGNVYTALRGISLQIREGEFVGIMGPSGAGKSTLLNIISTIDSPTSGTITINGENILKFNEEKLSLFRRDNLGFIFQDFNLLDTLTVKENILLPLALAKVNPKTIERKVTEIANNLGIADILNKYPYEISGGQKQRTASARAIINEPKLILADEPTGALDSKSSAELLQALSDLNEKNKATIMMVTHDAFAASYCKRILFIKDGTLFTELVKGESRKEFFNKILDVLAVLGGNSNDLI; encoded by the coding sequence ATGAGAGTTGTTTTAGATGCTAAAGATTTAAAGAAGGTATACGGCTCAAAAGGAAATGTTTATACTGCACTTCGTGGAATAAGCTTACAAATAAGAGAAGGAGAATTTGTCGGTATAATGGGACCATCTGGAGCAGGAAAGAGTACTCTTTTAAATATAATATCAACTATAGATAGTCCAACATCAGGTACTATAACTATAAATGGAGAGAATATATTAAAATTTAATGAAGAAAAATTATCTTTATTTAGAAGAGATAATTTAGGTTTTATATTTCAAGATTTTAATTTGCTTGATACTCTAACTGTTAAAGAAAATATATTACTTCCATTAGCTCTTGCTAAGGTAAATCCAAAAACAATTGAGAGAAAGGTAACTGAAATAGCAAATAACTTAGGAATAGCTGATATATTAAACAAATATCCATATGAGATTTCAGGTGGACAAAAGCAAAGAACAGCATCTGCTAGAGCGATTATTAATGAGCCTAAGCTTATACTTGCTGATGAACCTACTGGAGCTCTTGATTCTAAATCATCAGCAGAGCTGTTACAAGCTTTAAGTGATCTAAATGAAAAAAATAAAGCTACTATAATGATGGTAACACATGATGCTTTTGCAGCAAGCTATTGCAAGAGGATATTATTTATAAAAGATGGGACATTATTTACAGAGCTTGTAAAAGGAGAAAGCAGGAAGGAATTTTTCAATAAAATACTTGATGTTTTAGCAGTTTTGGGAGGGAATAGCAATGACCTTATTTAA
- a CDS encoding TlpA disulfide reductase family protein, translating into MEEMPEVQALYTEMKEQGVNVIGIVADGIDNEIVVLDVLRKSDVTFKNIIPNDKFVDDFLNKINAVPTTIFVNSNGEIIGEPVIGSRDKEGYKEIIEEALKNVK; encoded by the coding sequence ATAGAAGAGATGCCTGAGGTTCAGGCATTATATACTGAGATGAAAGAGCAAGGAGTAAATGTAATAGGGATTGTTGCTGATGGTATTGATAATGAAATAGTTGTATTAGACGTTTTAAGAAAAAGTGATGTGACATTTAAAAATATTATACCAAATGATAAATTTGTAGATGATTTTTTAAATAAAATAAATGCAGTGCCGACAACTATATTTGTAAATAGCAATGGTGAAATAATTGGTGAACCAGTAATTGGATCAAGGGATAAAGAAGGATATAAAGAAATAATAGAAGAAGCTTTAAAAAACGTAAAATAG
- a CDS encoding response regulator transcription factor produces MFKIMIVEDDLKIAQIVKENLIKWSFDVEVVEDFSDVLNIFSKYKPHLILMDINLPLYDGFYWCSQIRKLSKVPIIFISSRNTNMDIIMAINMGGDDFINKPFSIDVLVAKINAVLRRTYSYMDAESDIVEYKDVFLNIKDNCILYKGRQIELTRNEFKIIYILMKNAGSVVSREKIMKSLWEDESFVDDNTLTVNINRLRKKLEEIGIEDFIKTKKGKGYIII; encoded by the coding sequence ATGTTTAAAATTATGATAGTTGAAGATGATTTGAAAATAGCACAGATTGTAAAGGAAAATTTGATAAAATGGTCTTTTGATGTCGAAGTTGTAGAAGATTTTTCTGATGTTTTGAATATTTTTAGCAAGTATAAACCTCATTTAATATTGATGGATATTAATCTTCCTTTATATGATGGGTTTTACTGGTGTTCTCAAATAAGAAAATTATCAAAGGTACCTATAATTTTTATATCTTCTAGAAATACAAATATGGATATTATTATGGCTATTAATATGGGTGGAGATGATTTTATCAATAAACCTTTTTCGATAGATGTTTTAGTTGCAAAAATTAATGCTGTACTTAGAAGGACGTATTCTTATATGGATGCAGAAAGTGATATTGTAGAGTATAAGGATGTTTTTTTAAATATAAAGGATAATTGTATTTTGTATAAAGGAAGACAAATTGAACTTACTAGAAATGAATTTAAAATTATATATATATTAATGAAAAATGCAGGTAGTGTTGTAAGTAGAGAAAAGATCATGAAAAGTTTATGGGAAGATGAAAGCTTCGTAGATGATAATACATTAACTGTAAATATTAATAGGCTTAGAAAAAAGCTTGAAGAAATAGGGATTGAGGATTTTATTAAAACTAAAAAAGGTAAAGGTTATATTATAATATAG
- a CDS encoding ABC transporter permease — protein sequence MTLFNICIKNIKRNFRNYFIYFMSIVFNVIIYFTFVSIRFNEQILKFLEGEYKILVLFKFSSILIAIFSLIFIWYSTSFFMKKRKKEIGIYSLLGVKKKQIGKMLFYENVIMGIMALGIGLLLGSIFCKLFIMILFKFMNFLVEVKFTVSFDAVLNTIVTFGVLFLITSVYGYTIIYKFSLIELFKAENIAEKEPKSSVIMALISILIIGVGYVVGLNVTTKTFLVSTGTVLVTSVVGTFMFFNYFLIFAMKVLKKNKRRYYKGINIIGINQIVYRIKSNSRTLSIIAILSAVTLTSIGITYTLYYTVSKENSISHPFSYSYITNSEIIDEKVENIIAKYPKNKLIDSVEEEFIKVYAKVNDNKSGKAYLISESKFNKIAKIRGLKDRIHLGNDNEVVLLKYYRSKEKIATGKLVELLSENKKQEFKVVDHKQYYAMNRYKIESTFVVKDNIYNKFYDKSNIDRIKGYKVKNELDSKELTKEIIKAVPADVELSYCLESISALILMGMLLFIGVFLGLVFLIASGSVIYFKQLTEANEEKGRYLILKNIGVSKKEIKVSIAKQMGVIFGLPLTVGIAHSLVAIVMNYKLFNLNMISPAILTIGGYILIYLGYYLLTINSYNKIVNSKTV from the coding sequence ATGACCTTATTTAATATTTGTATTAAAAATATAAAGAGAAATTTTCGAAATTATTTTATATATTTTATGTCAATAGTATTTAATGTAATTATATATTTTACATTTGTTTCTATTAGATTTAATGAACAAATTTTAAAATTTCTTGAAGGAGAATATAAAATTTTAGTATTGTTTAAATTTTCATCTATATTGATAGCTATATTTTCATTGATTTTTATATGGTATTCAACTTCTTTTTTTATGAAGAAAAGGAAAAAAGAAATAGGTATTTATTCGTTGTTGGGAGTTAAGAAAAAGCAAATCGGAAAAATGTTATTTTATGAAAATGTAATAATGGGAATAATGGCTTTAGGTATAGGTCTATTGCTAGGAAGTATATTTTGTAAGCTATTTATAATGATATTGTTTAAATTTATGAATTTTTTAGTAGAAGTAAAATTTACAGTGAGCTTTGATGCAGTTTTAAATACTATTGTTACTTTTGGAGTGTTATTTTTGATTACATCTGTATATGGATATACAATAATTTATAAATTTAGTCTTATTGAACTTTTTAAAGCAGAAAATATTGCAGAAAAAGAGCCTAAATCATCAGTAATTATGGCTTTGATTTCAATATTAATTATAGGAGTAGGTTATGTAGTAGGACTTAATGTTACAACAAAAACTTTTTTAGTGAGTACAGGTACTGTTCTTGTAACATCTGTTGTTGGAACATTTATGTTTTTTAATTATTTTTTAATTTTTGCTATGAAGGTATTAAAGAAAAATAAAAGGAGATATTATAAAGGAATTAATATAATAGGGATAAATCAGATTGTATATAGAATAAAAAGTAATTCAAGAACACTTTCTATAATAGCTATACTCAGCGCAGTTACATTGACATCTATAGGAATAACATATACTTTATATTATACTGTATCAAAGGAAAATTCTATTTCACATCCTTTTTCATATTCATACATTACTAATAGTGAGATTATAGATGAAAAAGTTGAAAATATTATAGCTAAATATCCAAAAAATAAATTGATAGATTCAGTAGAAGAAGAATTTATTAAAGTTTATGCAAAGGTTAATGACAATAAATCAGGAAAAGCTTATTTAATATCAGAAAGTAAATTCAATAAAATCGCTAAAATAAGAGGTTTAAAAGATAGAATACATTTAGGCAATGATAATGAAGTTGTATTATTAAAATATTATAGATCTAAAGAAAAAATTGCTACAGGAAAATTGGTAGAGTTGTTATCAGAAAATAAAAAGCAAGAATTTAAAGTTGTAGATCATAAGCAGTATTATGCTATGAATAGATATAAAATCGAATCGACTTTTGTTGTTAAAGATAATATTTATAACAAATTTTATGATAAAAGCAATATTGATAGAATAAAGGGATATAAGGTCAAAAATGAATTAGACAGTAAAGAATTGACAAAGGAGATTATAAAAGCTGTGCCAGCTGATGTTGAGTTGAGTTATTGTTTAGAAAGCATAAGTGCTTTGATACTTATGGGAATGCTTTTATTTATCGGAGTTTTCTTAGGATTAGTATTTTTGATTGCTAGTGGTAGTGTTATTTATTTTAAACAGTTAACAGAGGCTAATGAGGAAAAGGGAAGATACTTAATATTAAAGAATATAGGAGTTAGTAAGAAGGAAATAAAAGTATCTATTGCAAAGCAAATGGGTGTAATATTTGGGCTTCCATTGACTGTAGGAATAGCACATAGTTTAGTTGCTATTGTTATGAATTATAAATTATTTAATCTTAATATGATAAGCCCTGCAATTTTAACTATAGGTGGCTATATACTAATTTATTTGGGATATTATTTATTGACAATAAATTCATATAATAAAATTGTAAATTCAAAAACTGTCTAA